The Treponema sp. OMZ 790 genome includes the window TGTGCCAATTTTTTTAAGGCAGCCTGTCTGTCGGATGTTGCAGGACAAATTGTGTTAAAGACTTTTAAATTAGGTATCCTCTTTTTTAAAGCCGAAGCTATTGCTTCATATTCGGACTCTTTAATTGTAGTTTGAGCAATTAAAACAGCCCTGCCCTTTTCTTTTAAACAAGAAGGAAATTCTATACTTGCTGCTTCTTCTGCATTTTGAACGATTAAACATTTTCCTTCGGCATAGCCTGCAATACTGATAAGCTCTCCGTGGTTTTTATCTCCGGCTAAAATTATAAAGGCATCTTCTGAATGTTTATGCGCAAGGCTTTGACTCGCCTTTACACGGGAGCAGGTTGCATCAATAATTTGGCCGCAAGTTTTTTCAAGTTCAATTTTTTTTAAAGGAGAAATACCGTGAGCTCTAATTACTATAATCGAATTCCAATAATTTTCCTTACCGGTAAAATTTTCAGAGTCAATTATTTTTACACCTAATTTTTTTAGTTTTTCCATTGTAGGCGGGTTATGTATTAAAGGCCCGTAGGTGTAAAGTTCAAAATTATTTGCATTTTCGTTTGCAGCTTTAAGAACCGTATCAACAGCTCGGCGGACTCCCATACAATAACCCAAAACTTCCGCACGTTTTACGATCATAGACACCTGCCTTGTAAACATTTATTGGAAGCTTCTAAAAATATCGGAAGCTCATTGTATGGTTTCATCAATATAAACACGCGGAACTCTTTTATTTATATCGCATGTCAATTCATACGGTATGGTACCTGCAATTTTTGCAAGGTCTTGAGCCGTGTTGTTTTTTAGATGCTCTTTCAGCGAAGGCCCGAAAATACAAACCTCATCCCATCTCTGAACCCAGGGAGAAGATCCGATATCTATCATGCATTGATCCATGCAAATTCGTCCGATAATCGGAAAAAAGTCCTTACCGATTCTGACACTGAGTCCGGTAAGTGAACGCATGAGACCGTCCGCATAGCCTATGGGAAGGGTCGCAACAAAGGTTTCTTTTTCTGCCTTCCAACATCTGTCATAGGAAACGGTTGTATCCTTTTCAATTTTTTTGATAAGCACAACCTGAGTCACAAGCTCCATAACAGGTTTTAAATTTATCAAAGAACTTAGATCCGGTGACGGCGTATAACCGTACACCAAAATTCCCGGACGCACCATATCGAATTGAGCTTCAGGATATTGAAGCACGGCTCCGGAATTTGAAGCATGAACAAGCCCCGGATTTATTCCTGCTTTTTTAATTTCTTTTATCGAATCTTTAAAAATCGAA containing:
- the ispH gene encoding 4-hydroxy-3-methylbut-2-enyl diphosphate reductase gives rise to the protein MIVKRAEVLGYCMGVRRAVDTVLKAANENANNFELYTYGPLIHNPPTMEKLKKLGVKIIDSENFTGKENYWNSIIVIRAHGISPLKKIELEKTCGQIIDATCSRVKASQSLAHKHSEDAFIILAGDKNHGELISIAGYAEGKCLIVQNAEEAASIEFPSCLKEKGRAVLIAQTTIKESEYEAIASALKKRIPNLKVFNTICPATSDRQAALKKLAHEVDAVLVIGGKNSANTKRLYQTAVNTKKPSWLIEDASEIPKEIFSYSVVGLTAGASTPDFIIDEVEKKLLDFQK
- the alr gene encoding alanine racemase, with product MRATKAIIHLDNLQYNIKEIKKRLTEDVKICLPVKADAYGHGAVRVAVAAIRAGVSYLAVASIQEAVELREAGIIAPIISLSLPVLEEIPDLLKYDIEPLVIDEEFINDLNRFAKKLNKRAGVHLKIDTGMRRIGCSPQEAVKLAVQIERAENLELKGVCTHFAVSDSTEEDDIKFTKKQISIFKDSIKEIKKAGINPGLVHASNSGAVLQYPEAQFDMVRPGILVYGYTPSPDLSSLINLKPVMELVTQVVLIKKIEKDTTVSYDRCWKAEKETFVATLPIGYADGLMRSLTGLSVRIGKDFFPIIGRICMDQCMIDIGSSPWVQRWDEVCIFGPSLKEHLKNNTAQDLAKIAGTIPYELTCDINKRVPRVYIDETIQ